From Cellulomonas chengniuliangii, the proteins below share one genomic window:
- a CDS encoding metal-dependent transcriptional regulator produces the protein MSDLIDTTEMYLKTIYELTEEGITPLRARIAERLGHSGPTVSQTVARMERDGLLVVSGDRHLELTEAGMGKAVRVMRKHRLAERLLTDVIGLDWEFVHEEACRWEHVMSERVERRLAALLDHPHFDPYGNPIPGLAELGEESTAVGFLDGVVSLAAGAPGVESGRAVVARLGEPLQTDVELLARLAQAGVVPGGEIKVEHSAGVVTVGRPDADTVLDLPVEVARHIFVRVG, from the coding sequence GTGAGCGACCTGATCGACACGACCGAGATGTACCTGAAAACGATCTATGAGCTCACCGAGGAGGGGATCACCCCTCTGCGCGCCCGGATCGCCGAGCGGCTCGGCCACAGCGGGCCCACGGTCTCGCAGACGGTGGCACGGATGGAGCGCGACGGGCTGCTCGTGGTGAGCGGCGACCGCCACCTCGAGCTCACTGAGGCGGGCATGGGCAAGGCGGTGCGCGTGATGCGCAAGCACCGCCTCGCGGAGCGCCTGCTGACCGATGTCATCGGCCTGGACTGGGAGTTCGTCCACGAGGAGGCGTGCCGCTGGGAGCACGTCATGAGCGAGCGAGTCGAACGCCGCCTCGCCGCCCTGCTGGACCACCCGCACTTCGACCCGTACGGCAACCCGATCCCGGGCCTGGCCGAGTTGGGCGAGGAGAGCACGGCCGTGGGCTTCCTCGACGGGGTCGTGTCGTTGGCGGCCGGCGCCCCGGGCGTCGAGAGCGGCAGGGCTGTGGTGGCGCGCCTCGGCGAGCCCTTGCAGACCGACGTGGAGCTGCTGGCCCGTCTCGCGCAGGCCGGCGTCGTTCCCGGCGGGGAGATCAAGGTCGAGCACAGCGCCGGGGTCGTCACCGTGGGCCGCCCTGACGCGGACACGGTGCTGGACCTGCCGGTCGAGGTCGCCCGGCACATCTTCGTGCGGGTCGGCTAG
- a CDS encoding C40 family peptidase: protein MTVSSNRARHRAARRPVTPLTDLAHAATESIGVVGRRTAVVAATSGLVVTMMGTSATAANSGTAAGSLPAVDTSALTASARAVLETAPVVTAPVDAAWSFDAPAVEAVAPVVAPTRAATRAAASTQAVSRTTERAAVAASSVPQSVAGNSVLEIAALYVGVPYVSGGTTPDGFDCSGFVSYVYGQLGISLPRTSAGIKAAGTVISRDEAKAGDLIWSPGHISIYAGGDQQIDSPRPGKTVQFRSIWQSAPVFLRIG from the coding sequence GTGACCGTGAGCTCGAACCGTGCGCGCCACCGCGCCGCGCGCCGCCCCGTGACACCACTGACCGACCTCGCACATGCCGCAACCGAGTCCATAGGCGTTGTCGGCCGCCGGACCGCTGTCGTCGCCGCCACCTCTGGCCTCGTCGTCACCATGATGGGCACCAGCGCCACCGCCGCGAACTCGGGCACCGCTGCCGGTTCGCTCCCCGCCGTCGACACCTCGGCTCTCACCGCCTCGGCCCGCGCGGTCCTCGAGACCGCCCCGGTCGTCACCGCACCGGTCGATGCCGCGTGGTCGTTCGACGCCCCCGCAGTCGAGGCTGTGGCCCCCGTCGTCGCCCCCACGCGTGCCGCCACCCGCGCTGCCGCCAGCACCCAGGCCGTCTCCCGCACGACGGAGCGCGCGGCGGTCGCCGCCAGCTCCGTCCCGCAGTCGGTGGCCGGCAACTCCGTCCTGGAGATCGCGGCGCTGTACGTCGGCGTCCCGTACGTCTCCGGCGGCACCACGCCCGACGGCTTCGACTGCTCCGGCTTCGTGTCCTACGTCTACGGCCAGCTCGGCATCTCGCTGCCCCGCACGTCCGCGGGCATCAAGGCCGCGGGCACCGTCATCTCGCGTGACGAGGCGAAGGCCGGCGACCTGATCTGGAGCCCCGGCCACATCTCGATCTACGCCGGCGGCGACCAGCAGATCGACTCGCCCCGCCCGGGCAAGACGGTTCAGTTCCGCTCCATCTGGCAGAGCGCGCCGGTCTTCCTGCGCATCGGCTGA
- a CDS encoding HNH endonuclease gives MPTPRRTLLLNASMEPLCVVSLRRAVSLVMSGKATILESDGRLLHSERAVLPAPVVLCLTRYVHVPVRRPQPPTRRTVLQRDAYRCAYCGGAADTVDHVHPRSRGGQHEWANVVAACARCNHRKADRLLTELGWELSYVPRSPRGSSVLVAGIVAVEPAWSAYLVA, from the coding sequence ATGCCCACACCTCGCCGGACACTGCTGCTCAACGCCAGCATGGAGCCGCTCTGCGTCGTGAGCCTGCGGCGCGCGGTCAGCCTGGTGATGTCGGGCAAGGCCACGATCCTGGAGTCCGACGGCCGGCTGCTGCACTCGGAGCGCGCGGTGCTGCCCGCGCCCGTCGTGCTGTGCCTGACGCGCTATGTGCACGTGCCCGTTCGCCGCCCGCAGCCGCCCACCCGGCGCACGGTGCTGCAGCGCGACGCGTACCGGTGCGCGTACTGCGGCGGGGCCGCCGACACCGTGGACCACGTGCACCCCCGCTCGCGCGGCGGGCAGCACGAGTGGGCGAACGTGGTCGCGGCGTGCGCGCGGTGCAACCACCGCAAGGCCGACAGGCTGCTCACCGAGCTCGGTTGGGAGCTGTCGTACGTGCCGCGGAGCCCGCGCGGGTCGTCGGTGCTGGTCGCGGGCATCGTCGCGGTCGAGCCCGCGTGGTCGGCGTACCTGGTGGCTTGA
- a CDS encoding universal stress protein codes for MTHDPTVMVGVDGSAASLHALDWAAAEARTRGHALRIVCSYSVPSFTAASLDGGYAALDDTAILEGARAVLLEAKERARADGPLDVTATVATGDATGVLVEMSREVSLAVVGTRGRGGFADRLLGTVSSALPAHAYCPTVVVPLRGADGSAVADDGPLPAVRPVRRIVVGIDGSPQADLALRRAIAEARAWGAELVAVAGVPVGAGAGILAWMPATIDHEQLLADAAEGLNVVVDRALVDNPDITVRRHVLDGTGAELLTEFSSASDLVVLGSRGRGGFAGLLLGSTSQAVLHHAQCPVMVVTNRCKDAGASDAPQ; via the coding sequence ATGACACACGATCCCACGGTGATGGTGGGGGTGGATGGCTCCGCTGCGAGCCTCCACGCCCTGGACTGGGCAGCGGCTGAGGCGCGAACCCGGGGGCACGCCCTCCGGATCGTCTGCTCGTACTCGGTGCCGTCGTTCACGGCGGCGTCACTCGACGGTGGCTACGCGGCGCTCGACGACACCGCGATCCTCGAGGGCGCACGCGCGGTGCTGCTGGAGGCCAAGGAGCGGGCTCGCGCGGACGGGCCCCTGGACGTGACGGCGACGGTCGCCACCGGTGACGCCACCGGCGTGCTCGTCGAGATGTCCCGCGAGGTGAGCCTCGCGGTGGTGGGGACCCGCGGGCGCGGTGGTTTCGCGGACCGGCTGCTGGGCACGGTGTCGTCGGCGCTGCCGGCGCACGCGTACTGCCCGACGGTCGTGGTGCCGTTGCGCGGCGCCGACGGGTCTGCGGTGGCGGACGACGGCCCGCTGCCCGCCGTGCGGCCGGTGCGCCGCATCGTGGTGGGCATCGACGGCTCCCCGCAGGCGGACCTGGCCCTCCGCCGCGCCATCGCCGAGGCCCGCGCCTGGGGCGCTGAACTGGTCGCGGTGGCGGGCGTGCCCGTGGGCGCCGGGGCGGGGATCCTCGCGTGGATGCCCGCGACGATCGATCACGAGCAGCTGCTCGCCGACGCCGCCGAGGGCCTCAACGTGGTGGTCGACCGCGCACTGGTGGACAACCCGGACATCACGGTGCGCCGCCACGTGCTCGACGGGACCGGCGCCGAGCTGCTCACCGAGTTCTCCTCCGCGAGCGACCTGGTGGTGCTCGGGTCGCGGGGCCGCGGTGGCTTCGCAGGGCTGCTGCTCGGCTCGACCAGCCAGGCCGTGCTGCACCACGCGCAGTGCCCGGTGATGGTCGTGACCAACCGCTGCAAGGACGCGGGCGCCTCCGACGCACCGCAGTGA
- a CDS encoding Lrp/AsnC family transcriptional regulator — translation MQHETGTRAEALDALDEGILRALSVDARASYAEIGAVVSLSAPAVKRRVDRLRARGVVRGFTVRLDPAALGWSTEAFIELFCHGSTSPATMQAAVEHYPEVVSASTVTGDVDLMVQVRARDMRHLERVVERLAAEPFVARTRSTIVLSALVRRPEVPPALAD, via the coding sequence GTGCAGCACGAGACCGGGACCAGGGCAGAAGCCCTCGACGCGCTCGACGAGGGGATCCTGCGGGCGCTGTCCGTGGACGCCCGCGCCAGCTATGCGGAGATCGGCGCGGTGGTGTCGTTGTCCGCTCCTGCGGTGAAGCGCCGCGTCGACCGCCTGCGGGCCCGCGGCGTCGTCCGGGGCTTCACCGTGCGGCTCGACCCCGCGGCGCTGGGCTGGTCCACCGAGGCGTTCATCGAGCTGTTCTGCCACGGCTCCACCAGCCCTGCGACCATGCAGGCGGCCGTCGAGCACTACCCCGAGGTCGTCTCCGCGAGCACCGTCACCGGCGATGTGGACCTCATGGTCCAGGTGCGCGCCCGGGACATGCGCCACCTGGAGCGCGTCGTCGAGCGGCTCGCCGCCGAGCCGTTCGTCGCCCGGACCAGGTCGACGATCGTGCTGTCAGCGCTCGTGCGCCGCCCCGAGGTGCCACCGGCCCTCGCCGACTAA